The proteins below come from a single Alnus glutinosa chromosome 9, dhAlnGlut1.1, whole genome shotgun sequence genomic window:
- the LOC133876876 gene encoding receptor-like protein 19 — translation MLVQNLSELVELYLDGIAISSQGKEWCHVLSTSMPNLRVLSLSKCNLSGPIDFSLQNLKSLSVIQLNGNDFSSPIPIFFADFKNLTSLEVSSSSLNGKFPKKIFQVPTLQTIDLSHDDLRGSLPEFSPNVSLRTMVLNYKGFSRSLPHSIGNLKIWSTIDISNCNFRGSIPNSMAGLTQLVYLDMSLNMVSGSIPVFSMTKNLTNLDLSSNNLTEILDLSYNSLNRDIPVSLFPLPSLQALRLSNNQFSGQLKEFSNISSNKLEELDLSNNELEGPIPISIFQLRGLVILLLSSNNFDGSNLLVEYSGFNLSSSHIPQIAWLGLASSKLKKIPDFCRNQSMLYSLDLSRNQIYGEMPNWIWKLPQLRFLNLTYNYLVTLEGPISNLSFIARSLDFRSNQFQGQLPVVPLVSYLDFSMNDFHSALPASIAINKNHLEGKLPKSLKNCHSLEVLDIGNNHIKETFPFYLNGLALLKVLILRSNKFYGPIGHPKLAPWPMLQIIDVASNNFTGNLPIVLLSTLMAVMNHAHEAKSELNHIQVQIGTFYYQDKLTVSSKGLEVQLVKILTIFTTIDFSCNNFDGPILEEIGEFTLLYILNLSHNAFMGQIPVSLGKLSNLESLDLSSNKLTREIHMQLTNGLIFLSVLNLSFNQLVGHIPFIKQFSTFSENSFKENKRLCGLPLKSQYSHEESRLSPPTYEESHRNMIEWNYISAKLGFVFGFGIVMGPLMFWKR, via the exons ATGCTCGTTCAGAACCTTTCTGAGCTTGTCGAACTTTATCTTGATGGTATAGCTATATCATCGCAAGGTAAAGAGTGGTGTCACGTCTTATCAACTTCgatgccaaatttgagagtGTTGAGCTTGTCAAAATGCAATCTTTCAGGCCCTATTGATTTCTCGTTACAGAATCTTAAGTCCCTCTCAGTTATTCAGTTGAATGGTAACGACTTTTCTTCTccaattccaattttttttgcaGATTTTAAAAATCTGACATCTTTGGAAGTCTCCTCTTCTAGTTTGAATGGAAAGTTTCCAAAAAAGATTTTCCAAGTTCCAACACTACAAACGATTGACTTATCACACGATGACCTGCGAGGTTCTTTGCCAGAATTTTCTCCAAATGTATCTCTTCGAACCATGGTTCTCAACTATAAAGGATTTTCAAGGTCATTGCCACATTCTATTGGCAATCTTAAAATATGGTCAACAATAGATATTTCGAATTGCAATTTCAGAGGATCAATTCCAAACTCAATGGCAGGCCTCACACAATTGGTCTATTTGGACATGTCACTGAACATGGTTAGTGGATCAATTCCAGTATTTAGCATGACCAAGAATTTGACCAACCTAGACCTTTCTTCCAATAATCTTACTG AGATTCTTGATTTAAGTTACAATTCATTAAACAGGGATATTCCAGTTTCATTGTTTCCCCTCCCGTCATTGCAGGCATTACGACTATCCAATAACCAATTTTCTGGGCAACTCAAGGAATTTTCCAACATTTCTTCTAACAAACTAGAAGAGCTTGATTTGAGCAATAACGAGTTGGAAGGGCCAATACCCATATCCATCTTTCAACTTCGAGGTCTTGTAATCCTCCTTCTTTCTTCAAACAACTTTGATGGCTCCAATTTGTTGGTTGAATATAGTGGATTTAACCTTTCATCTTCCCACATTCCCCAAATTGCTTGGTTAGGCTTGGCTTCTagcaagttgaaaaaaattcctGATTTCTGTAGAAACCAATCCATGTTATACTCTTTAGACCTTTCGAGGAACCAGATATATGGAGAGATGCCTAATTGGATCTGGAAACTTCCCCAACTTAGATTTCTAAATCTCACTTATAACTACTTGGTCACTCTCGAAGGACCTATCTCCAATCTCTCTTTTATTGCGAGATCTCTAGACTTTCGATCCAACCAGTTCCAAGGCCAACTCCCAGTTGTCCCACTTGTCAGCTACTTGGATTTCTCCATGAATGATTTTCATTCTGCCTTACCAGCTAGCATCG CTATCAATAAAAACCATCTAGAGGGAAAGTTACCGAAATCTCTGAAGAATTGCCATTCATTGGAGGTCTTGGACATTGGTAACAACCACATCAAGGAAACCTTCCCATTTTACTTGAATGGATTAGCCCTATTGAAGGTTCTTATTTTGCGATCGAACAAATTTTATGGGCCCATTGGTCATCCAAAGCTTGCCCCTTGGCCGATGCTTCAAATCATAGATGTAGCTTCAAACAATTTTACCGGTAACCTGCCAATAGTTCTCCTTTCTACTTTGATGGCAGTGATGAATCATGCACATGAGGCCAAATCTGAACTCAATCACATCCAAGTTCAAATTGGTACTTTTTACTATCAAGATAAACTAACAGTTAGTAGCAAGGGTTTAGAGGTGCAGCTGGTGAAGATCCTAACTATCTTCACCACCATTGATTTTTCTTGCAACAACTTTGATGGTCCTATACTTGAAGAAATTGGAGAATTCACATTGTTATATATTCTCAACTTGTCGCATAATGCTTTCATGGGCCAAATTCCAGTATCTCTGGGGAAATTGAGTAATCTTGAGTCACTAGACTTGTCAAGTAACAAGCTTACTAGAGAGATTCATATGCAACTCACCAATGGTCTTATTTTCCTTTCGGTCCTCAACCTTTCGTTCAACCAATTGGTGGGACATATTCCATTTATCAAGCAATTCTCTACATTTTCAGAAAATTccttcaaagaaaacaaaagattatGTGGTTTGCCTTTGAAATCACAGTACTCACATGAGGAGTCACGATTGTCACCTCCAACGTATGAAGAATCTCATAGGAATATGATTGAGTGGAATTACATAAGTGCTAAATTGggatttgtttttgggtttggaattGTAATGGGGCCCCTTATGTTTTGGAAGAGGTAG